A genomic window from Candidatus Denitrolinea symbiosum includes:
- a CDS encoding cytochrome c oxidase subunit II, protein MRHYLIVGVLVILVAILTYAGLDAAHLMPVEASVQAAPIDWLWNLEVVTISFLFALIVVPLMYGLFVFRRKAGDTSDAEYITGNTKLEITWTVIPLVLVLVFAYLGAYTLGETRRVDPQAMIVKVHARQFAWSFEYPEYGGFISDELHLPNGRQILLEMEAEDVIHSFWVPEFRVKQDVVPGRVTQLRITPTLNGSYKVRCAELCGSAHYQMESQVVVTEAAAFQQWAAAQQSSMASAQTPAAKGELLVKNNGCLGCHTVNGSALVGPTWQGLFGSQASLEGGSSVAADEAYIKESILDPQAKIAAGFASVKMPAYVFSEEDLANIIAYIETLK, encoded by the coding sequence ATGCGACACTACCTTATCGTCGGCGTCCTGGTCATCCTCGTGGCAATCCTGACCTATGCGGGGCTGGACGCCGCCCACCTGATGCCGGTGGAGGCCAGCGTTCAGGCGGCCCCCATTGACTGGCTGTGGAACCTGGAAGTGGTCACGATTTCCTTCCTGTTCGCGCTGATCGTCGTCCCGCTGATGTACGGCCTGTTTGTGTTCCGCCGCAAAGCGGGCGATACCAGCGACGCGGAATACATTACGGGCAACACCAAATTGGAGATCACCTGGACCGTCATCCCGCTGGTTTTGGTGCTGGTCTTCGCTTATTTGGGCGCCTACACCCTTGGCGAAACCCGCCGCGTGGACCCGCAGGCCATGATCGTCAAAGTCCACGCCCGGCAGTTCGCGTGGAGTTTCGAATATCCCGAATACGGCGGGTTTATCAGCGACGAACTACACCTGCCCAACGGGCGGCAGATCCTGCTTGAAATGGAAGCCGAAGACGTGATCCACTCCTTCTGGGTCCCCGAATTCCGCGTCAAACAGGATGTTGTGCCGGGCCGCGTGACGCAGTTGCGGATCACCCCGACCCTGAACGGTTCCTACAAAGTCCGCTGCGCCGAGCTGTGCGGCTCCGCGCACTACCAGATGGAATCGCAGGTGGTGGTCACAGAGGCCGCCGCGTTTCAGCAGTGGGCGGCCGCGCAGCAGTCCTCCATGGCCTCCGCGCAGACGCCCGCCGCCAAAGGCGAATTGCTCGTGAAAAATAACGGCTGTTTGGGCTGCCACACCGTCAACGGCTCGGCGCTGGTCGGCCCCACCTGGCAGGGACTCTTTGGTTCCCAGGCCAGCCTCGAGGGCGGCTCCAGCGTCGCCGCGGACGAGGCCTACATCAAGGAATCCATCTTGGATCCGCAGGCCAAGATCGCGGCCGGCTTCGCGAGCGTGAAGATGCCGGCTTACGTCTTCAGCGAGGAAGATCTCGCCAATATTATCGCGTATATCGAGACGTTGAAATAA
- a CDS encoding DNA-binding response regulator, NarL/FixJ family, with protein sequence MKRIRIFVVDDHILFRRGLIGLLSDMAEFEVAGEAGSGEEALQAIPASGADIILLDVNMPGMSGVETLRALRAAGQEADALMLTVSQAEEDLVGAILAGASGYLLKNMEPETLRRTLLDVSQGKSALSPEMTALAFKMMRRSPSGRPNELLSERELEVLRCLARGQTTGQVASTLYISENTVKTHIRHILKKMEVNSRADAVDRATRAGLIQRP encoded by the coding sequence GTGAAGCGCATCCGCATCTTCGTTGTGGATGATCACATCCTGTTCCGCCGCGGGTTGATCGGCCTGCTTTCGGATATGGCCGAGTTCGAAGTGGCCGGCGAGGCGGGAAGCGGCGAGGAAGCGCTTCAAGCGATCCCCGCGAGCGGGGCCGACATCATTCTGTTGGACGTCAACATGCCCGGCATGAGCGGCGTGGAGACCCTGCGCGCGCTGCGCGCCGCGGGGCAGGAGGCGGATGCCCTGATGCTGACCGTTTCACAGGCCGAGGAAGACCTGGTGGGGGCGATCCTGGCGGGGGCCAGCGGCTACCTGCTGAAGAACATGGAGCCGGAGACTTTGCGCCGCACCCTGCTGGACGTTTCGCAGGGGAAGTCGGCGCTCTCGCCGGAGATGACCGCGCTGGCGTTCAAGATGATGCGCCGTTCTCCCTCCGGGCGTCCGAATGAGTTGCTGAGCGAACGCGAATTGGAAGTCTTGCGCTGTCTTGCGCGCGGCCAGACGACGGGTCAGGTCGCTTCGACGCTGTATATCTCCGAGAACACAGTCAAGACGCACATCCGCCATATTCTCAAAAAAATGGAAGTGAACAGCCGCGCCGACGCGGTAGACAGGGCAACGCGGGCGGGGTTGATCCAACGACCGTAA
- a CDS encoding thioredoxin-dependent thiol peroxidase gives MPLKDGIPAPDFELPDETGAPQKLSAYRGRPVLLYFYPKDDTPGCTREACNFRDDYSAYEKAGVVILGVSADSPRSHAKFKAKYQLPFSLLADEERRVCQLYEVLGKKKFMGREYEGVLRTTFLIDAQGTIARVFANVRPAEHSAEVLEALRSLP, from the coding sequence ATGCCATTGAAAGACGGAATCCCCGCTCCCGATTTCGAATTGCCCGATGAAACCGGCGCGCCCCAAAAACTTTCCGCCTATCGGGGCAGGCCGGTCCTGTTATATTTTTATCCCAAAGACGATACGCCCGGCTGTACCCGCGAAGCCTGCAACTTCCGCGACGACTATTCAGCCTACGAAAAAGCCGGCGTCGTCATCCTCGGCGTCAGCGCCGACAGCCCGCGCTCGCACGCGAAATTCAAAGCCAAATACCAACTCCCGTTTTCCCTGCTCGCGGACGAAGAGCGCCGCGTCTGCCAACTGTACGAAGTTTTGGGGAAGAAGAAATTCATGGGACGCGAATACGAAGGCGTCCTCCGCACGACGTTCCTGATCGACGCGCAGGGGACGATCGCCCGCGTCTTCGCGAACGTCCGACCGGCCGAACACAGCGCGGAGGTCCTCGAAGCCCTCCGCTCGCTTCCGTAG
- a CDS encoding molybdopterin biosynthesis protein: protein MSVYLHDIPLPEAQKRLQQALEEAGLWRPLGAETVPLDENAIGRVVAEPIWAKVSSPNYHSSAMDGFAVRAADTEGAGPASPVVLHIDPQKPELPIAIYLDTGDPLPDWADAVIPIENVESLDADGSLTSDLRRPASIRIRAAVAPWSHVRSLGEDIVATQLVLPAGHTLRPADLGAVAASGHADLRAARRPRVAILPTGSELVPIGSDLKRGDILEYNSLVLAAQVKSMGGLPTRFPITRDDFDAICTRVEEAARDHDLILLNAGSSAGAEDFSAKVIEKLGTLLVHGVAVRPGHPVILGMINRKSESQSPITNYQLPIIGVPGYPVSAALTVDIFVEPLLALWLGRPPFEAPEVEASLTRKITSPLGDDDFIRVAVGRVGERLLAAPLARGAGVITSLVRADGLLVIPRGEQGAEAGQKVRVRLTRDRSDLDRTIFCIGSHDVILDLLAQFLAERDRRFVSSNVGSQGGLIALKRGEAHLAGSHLLDPATGEYNLAALHQYLPGLPVRLVCLVHREQGLMVRRGNPLGIKGLASLARPEVRFANRQRGAGTRVLLDYQLNLMGIPPDAIRGYNQEEYTHLGVAAAVASGRADCGLGIPAAAQALDLDFVPLFHERYDLVIPTTYAQSELLSPLFEVLADGKFRQAVSALPGYTVTEMGKLILEN, encoded by the coding sequence ATGTCCGTTTACCTCCACGACATTCCCCTCCCCGAAGCGCAGAAGCGGCTGCAGCAAGCCCTCGAAGAGGCGGGGCTGTGGCGCCCCCTCGGCGCCGAGACCGTCCCGCTCGACGAAAACGCCATCGGCCGCGTCGTCGCCGAACCCATCTGGGCGAAAGTCTCCTCGCCGAACTACCACTCCTCCGCCATGGACGGGTTCGCCGTCCGCGCCGCAGACACCGAAGGCGCGGGCCCCGCATCGCCCGTCGTTCTCCATATTGATCCGCAGAAACCCGAATTACCGATTGCCATTTACCTCGACACGGGCGACCCGCTTCCCGATTGGGCAGACGCGGTCATCCCCATCGAAAACGTCGAATCGCTCGACGCCGACGGCAGCCTGACCTCCGACCTGCGGCGTCCCGCCTCCATCCGCATCCGCGCCGCGGTCGCGCCCTGGAGCCACGTCCGCTCGCTGGGGGAGGACATCGTGGCGACCCAGCTCGTCCTGCCCGCTGGACACACGCTCCGCCCCGCCGACCTGGGCGCGGTCGCCGCTTCGGGTCACGCGGACCTTCGGGCGGCGCGCCGTCCCCGTGTCGCCATCCTCCCGACGGGTTCCGAACTCGTCCCCATCGGCAGCGACTTGAAGCGCGGCGACATCCTCGAATACAACTCGCTCGTCCTCGCCGCGCAGGTCAAATCCATGGGCGGCCTTCCGACGCGTTTCCCCATCACCCGCGACGACTTTGACGCCATCTGCACCCGCGTGGAGGAAGCCGCCCGCGACCACGACCTGATCCTGCTCAACGCGGGCTCCTCCGCCGGAGCGGAGGACTTCTCCGCGAAGGTGATCGAAAAACTCGGGACGCTCCTCGTCCACGGCGTCGCGGTCCGTCCCGGCCATCCGGTGATTCTGGGAATGATCAATCGTAAATCTGAATCCCAATCTCCAATTACCAATTACCAATTACCCATCATCGGCGTCCCCGGCTACCCCGTCTCCGCCGCGTTGACGGTGGACATCTTCGTCGAACCGCTCCTCGCCCTCTGGCTGGGACGGCCTCCGTTCGAAGCGCCCGAAGTGGAGGCCTCGCTCACGCGCAAGATCACGTCCCCGCTCGGCGACGACGACTTCATCCGTGTCGCGGTGGGACGCGTCGGCGAGAGACTGCTCGCCGCGCCGCTGGCGCGCGGGGCGGGCGTCATCACCTCGCTCGTCCGCGCGGACGGGCTGCTGGTCATCCCGCGCGGCGAACAGGGCGCGGAGGCTGGTCAAAAAGTGCGCGTGCGGCTTACCCGCGACCGCTCCGACCTCGACAGGACCATCTTCTGCATCGGCTCGCACGACGTCATCCTCGACCTGCTCGCGCAGTTCCTCGCGGAGCGCGACCGTCGGTTCGTCTCCTCGAACGTCGGCTCGCAGGGCGGGCTGATCGCGTTGAAGCGCGGCGAAGCGCACCTGGCGGGCTCGCACCTGCTCGATCCCGCGACGGGAGAGTACAACCTGGCCGCGTTGCATCAATATCTTCCCGGCCTCCCCGTGCGGCTCGTCTGTCTCGTCCACCGCGAGCAGGGACTGATGGTGAGGCGCGGAAACCCGCTGGGAATCAAAGGCCTGGCGAGCCTCGCCCGCCCCGAGGTCCGATTCGCGAACCGTCAGCGCGGCGCGGGGACGCGCGTCCTGCTGGATTATCAACTGAACTTAATGGGGATACCGCCAGACGCCATTCGCGGCTACAATCAGGAAGAATATACCCATTTGGGCGTAGCGGCGGCGGTCGCTTCGGGGCGCGCGGACTGCGGTTTGGGAATCCCCGCCGCGGCGCAAGCCCTGGACCTGGATTTCGTGCCGCTGTTCCATGAGCGTTACGATCTGGTCATCCCGACGACATACGCGCAAAGCGAACTTCTCTCGCCGCTGTTCGAGGTGTTGGCGGATGGAAAATTCCGCCAGGCCGTTTCCGCCCTGCCCGGATATACCGTGACCGAGATGGGCAAATTGATTCTGGAGAACTGA
- a CDS encoding site-specific DNA-methyltransferase: MLTKTTVATKRKYNVLDVKSAKKVATFWLQRAKLENAVEFGLPEVDDRYHIWRVPLVGKTSRDRIGEIVVDAYTSLIIEDKSTNPEVLESRLLGRNGQKKTKTKKPNGTYVLSSLRNTIAQGDSEELLQELPAGSVNLIFTSPPYYNARPEYTDYVTYEEYLLKIRKIIQNSHRVLAEGCFFVMNVSPVLVRRASRSEASRRIAVPFDVHKLFIEERYDFIDDIIWEKPEGAGWATGRGRRFAADRNPLQYKPVPVTEYILVYRKHTDKLIDWNIRAHPDRETVKASKVGDDYERTNIWRLTPAHDPRHPAIFPVELAEKVIQYYSFKGDVVLDPFAGIGTVGKAAVALGRRFVLLEQNPKYISIIREEAKSWLGKDARQVHTINCPPIDVDDLLF; encoded by the coding sequence ATGCTTACCAAAACTACAGTTGCCACGAAAAGAAAATATAATGTTCTGGATGTGAAATCTGCCAAAAAAGTTGCAACCTTCTGGCTTCAACGCGCCAAACTGGAGAACGCTGTCGAATTTGGCCTGCCAGAAGTAGACGACCGTTATCATATTTGGCGCGTGCCATTGGTGGGAAAAACGTCTCGTGACAGAATTGGCGAGATCGTCGTTGACGCATACACATCCTTGATCATTGAAGACAAATCCACAAATCCTGAAGTACTTGAATCTCGCCTGCTCGGTCGGAATGGGCAAAAGAAAACAAAGACCAAAAAACCGAATGGGACGTATGTTTTGTCATCACTGCGAAATACAATAGCACAAGGAGACAGCGAGGAACTCTTGCAAGAACTTCCAGCGGGCAGCGTAAATTTAATTTTTACATCCCCACCTTATTACAATGCCCGCCCTGAATATACGGATTACGTCACGTATGAAGAATATCTGCTCAAAATCCGCAAGATCATTCAAAATTCCCATCGCGTTTTGGCAGAAGGTTGTTTTTTTGTAATGAACGTTTCGCCTGTACTGGTCCGCCGCGCAAGCCGAAGCGAGGCGTCGCGTCGAATTGCCGTCCCCTTTGACGTGCACAAGCTATTTATCGAGGAAAGATATGATTTCATTGACGACATCATTTGGGAAAAGCCTGAAGGCGCGGGATGGGCTACAGGACGCGGCAGAAGGTTTGCCGCGGATAGAAATCCTTTGCAATATAAGCCTGTCCCCGTGACGGAATATATTCTGGTTTATCGAAAACACACCGACAAACTGATCGATTGGAATATACGAGCCCACCCCGACAGAGAAACGGTGAAGGCGTCCAAAGTCGGCGACGATTATGAACGCACAAACATTTGGAGACTAACTCCAGCCCACGATCCACGCCATCCTGCGATCTTTCCCGTTGAATTGGCGGAAAAGGTAATCCAATACTATTCCTTCAAAGGGGATGTAGTTCTTGATCCTTTTGCCGGTATTGGGACAGTTGGAAAAGCAGCCGTGGCGCTCGGACGGCGATTCGTGTTACTGGAACAAAACCCAAAATATATTTCTATCATTCGGGAAGAAGCCAAATCATGGCTTGGAAAAGACGCGCGGCAAGTTCATACGATAAATTGTCCTCCTATTGACGTAGATGACCTGCTATTTTGA
- a CDS encoding tyrosine phenol-lyase — MPIYPPEPFRIKMTEPIRLVSREARESALKEAGYNLFAVKAEDIFIDLLTDSGTGAMSQEQWAAVMRGDESYAGARSYLRLKSAVEDIFGFKFFVPTHQGRAAENILTACLVKPGMYVPSNMHFDTTDANIRARGGRPTNLVIDEAFDPSNPHPFKGNMDIAKLKAFIEKTGVEKIPFGMITVTNNAGGGQPVSMTNLIAVAETYRAYGLPFFIDAARYAENAFFIKQREPGYADKSVKEIAREMFRLADGMCMSAKKDAIVNIGGLLCMNDEKLFGDVKNELILREGFPTYGGLAGRDLDAMAVGLYEGLDEAYLGYRLNQTAYLVSRLNEGRIATIQPAGGHAVYVDARAVLPHIPQGEFPGQALTVELYREGAVRGVEIGSVMFAHPDPETGQMVYPKLELMRLAIPRRTYTQSHMDYVADSLAKIKARAESVRGYKFAYAPELLRHFTARFEPL; from the coding sequence ATGCCCATCTATCCCCCCGAACCCTTCCGCATCAAAATGACCGAACCGATCCGCCTCGTCTCAAGGGAGGCGCGCGAGTCCGCGCTCAAAGAGGCTGGCTACAACCTCTTCGCCGTCAAAGCCGAAGACATCTTCATTGACCTCCTCACCGACTCCGGCACCGGCGCGATGAGCCAGGAACAGTGGGCGGCCGTCATGCGCGGCGACGAATCCTACGCGGGCGCGCGCTCGTACCTGCGGCTCAAGTCCGCGGTGGAAGACATCTTCGGCTTCAAGTTCTTCGTCCCCACGCACCAGGGGCGCGCCGCCGAAAACATCCTGACCGCCTGCCTCGTCAAACCGGGGATGTACGTCCCCAGCAACATGCACTTCGACACCACCGACGCCAACATCCGCGCCCGCGGCGGGCGTCCCACCAACCTGGTCATTGACGAGGCCTTCGATCCGTCCAACCCGCATCCCTTCAAAGGGAACATGGACATCGCCAAACTCAAAGCCTTCATCGAAAAGACGGGCGTCGAAAAGATCCCCTTCGGCATGATCACCGTCACCAACAACGCCGGCGGCGGTCAGCCCGTCTCGATGACGAATCTCATCGCCGTGGCCGAAACCTACCGCGCCTACGGCCTGCCCTTCTTCATCGACGCGGCGCGCTACGCCGAAAACGCCTTCTTCATCAAACAGCGCGAGCCGGGCTACGCCGACAAATCCGTCAAAGAGATCGCCCGCGAGATGTTCCGTCTCGCCGACGGGATGTGCATGTCCGCCAAAAAGGACGCCATCGTCAACATCGGCGGACTGCTGTGCATGAACGACGAAAAACTCTTCGGCGACGTGAAAAACGAACTCATCCTGCGCGAAGGATTCCCGACCTACGGCGGACTCGCCGGCCGCGACCTCGACGCCATGGCGGTCGGACTCTACGAGGGGCTGGATGAGGCCTACCTGGGCTACCGTCTCAACCAGACGGCCTACCTCGTCTCCCGCCTGAACGAGGGCAGGATCGCCACCATCCAACCCGCGGGCGGGCACGCCGTCTACGTGGACGCGCGCGCCGTCCTGCCGCACATCCCGCAGGGCGAGTTCCCCGGGCAGGCGCTCACCGTCGAGTTGTACCGCGAGGGCGCGGTGCGCGGCGTGGAGATCGGCTCCGTGATGTTCGCCCACCCCGACCCCGAAACGGGACAGATGGTCTATCCCAAACTCGAACTGATGCGTCTCGCCATCCCGCGTCGCACATACACGCAGAGTCACATGGACTACGTGGCCGATTCGCTGGCGAAGATCAAAGCCCGCGCCGAATCGGTGCGCGGCTACAAATTTGCCTACGCGCCCGAACTGCTGCGTCACTTCACGGCGCGGTTCGAGCCGCTGTAG
- a CDS encoding single-stranded-DNA-specific exonuclease RecJ, whose translation MTRWLDPPILDIPAAFADLPPLLARTLVRRGLTDVSAARAFLHPEELPPTPYPNLERAPDGSSRGGIDAAVARVNLAARRGETICVWGDFDVDGQTSTALLVQTLRGIGAKVVYYIPIRGKESHGVHVESLKPIIDNGATLVVTCDTGVTAHAAIDYANSRGVDVVVTDHHDLGETLPNATAVVNPKMLPEDHPLANLAGVGVAYKLAEALLNAEGGRQNADNTELLDLVALGLIADVALLKGETRSLAQRGIQKLRETKRLGLRVMADLAGASMDTLTEETIGFTFAPRLNALGRLGDANPAVELLLTSDPPRARVLAAQIEGLNAQRRMLTSQVHASAEAKLRAEPALLDGPVIVLSHPDWPGGVVGIVANKLAERYRKPAILLSESDDGILRGSARSVEGLHITEAIASQKEILLGFGGHPMAAGMSLEAPKLAEFRRGLGKAVEGQLGSKVREEAELQIDAWVALDEVTLELADQLESLAPFGAGNPELTLATRGVVFKSATEIGKTKEHLRLNVEDENGTAQSLLWWGGAGEALPEAGSKIDVAYSLRGSSFRGQRQANLQFQAFRVVEEAPVEIREQRAEVRDWRLQTLNIERLTPNVLVWAEGEERSRGRSRFELHQADEFAIYTTPPSPAELRKALEVVNPKTVYVFAQSPAETKPEEFLSRLAGLCKYALKALEGKTKVQDLAGAMASRESAVQVGLEWLAAGGHLSVTVEEDDVALSNEKREKNPYLQAELFVALRGILNETSAYRKYFATVENVGGLLK comes from the coding sequence ATGACCCGCTGGCTCGATCCTCCCATCCTCGACATCCCCGCCGCGTTCGCGGACCTGCCCCCGCTTCTCGCGCGGACCCTCGTCCGGCGCGGCCTCACGGACGTTTCCGCCGCCCGCGCGTTCCTCCATCCCGAAGAACTCCCGCCGACGCCGTATCCCAACCTCGAACGCGCCCCGGACGGTTCCTCGCGCGGCGGCATCGACGCGGCCGTCGCGCGCGTCAACCTGGCTGCGCGCAGGGGCGAGACCATCTGCGTTTGGGGCGACTTCGACGTGGACGGACAGACCTCGACCGCGCTGCTCGTCCAAACGTTGCGCGGCATTGGAGCGAAGGTTGTGTACTACATCCCGATCCGCGGCAAGGAGAGTCACGGCGTCCACGTGGAGAGTCTCAAGCCCATCATTGACAACGGCGCGACGCTCGTCGTCACCTGCGACACGGGCGTCACCGCGCACGCGGCGATTGACTACGCCAACTCGCGCGGCGTGGACGTGGTCGTCACCGACCATCACGACCTGGGAGAAACGCTCCCCAACGCGACGGCCGTCGTCAACCCGAAGATGCTGCCCGAGGATCATCCGCTGGCAAACCTGGCGGGCGTGGGCGTGGCGTATAAACTGGCGGAAGCGCTTCTGAACGCGGAAGGCGGAAGGCAGAACGCAGACAATACAGAATTGCTGGATTTAGTCGCGCTCGGCCTCATCGCCGACGTTGCCCTACTCAAAGGCGAGACACGTTCGCTGGCGCAAAGAGGAATCCAAAAACTGCGCGAGACGAAACGTCTTGGCTTGCGCGTGATGGCGGACCTGGCCGGCGCGAGCATGGACACGCTCACCGAGGAGACCATCGGCTTCACGTTCGCGCCGCGGCTGAACGCGCTGGGGCGGCTGGGCGACGCGAATCCCGCAGTGGAATTGCTGCTCACCAGCGACCCGCCGCGGGCGCGCGTCCTTGCCGCGCAGATCGAGGGACTAAACGCGCAGCGGCGGATGTTGACCAGCCAGGTCCACGCGTCGGCGGAGGCAAAGCTGCGCGCCGAACCCGCGCTGCTGGACGGACCCGTCATCGTGTTGTCGCATCCCGACTGGCCCGGCGGCGTGGTGGGGATCGTGGCGAACAAACTGGCGGAGCGTTACCGAAAACCCGCCATCCTGCTCAGCGAATCGGACGATGGAATCTTGCGCGGATCGGCGCGCTCGGTGGAGGGACTGCACATCACGGAGGCCATCGCGTCGCAGAAGGAAATCCTGCTCGGATTCGGCGGGCATCCGATGGCGGCAGGGATGTCGCTGGAGGCGCCGAAGTTGGCGGAATTCCGCCGCGGGTTGGGAAAAGCCGTCGAAGGGCAACTCGGCTCGAAGGTCCGCGAGGAAGCGGAATTGCAGATCGACGCGTGGGTCGCGCTCGACGAGGTCACGCTCGAATTGGCGGACCAGTTGGAGAGTCTGGCGCCGTTCGGCGCGGGGAATCCCGAATTGACGCTGGCGACGCGCGGGGTCGTCTTTAAGTCCGCGACGGAGATCGGGAAAACGAAGGAGCATCTGCGGCTGAACGTGGAGGACGAAAACGGGACGGCGCAGTCGCTTTTGTGGTGGGGCGGCGCGGGCGAAGCGCTGCCCGAGGCGGGAAGCAAAATTGACGTGGCATATTCACTGCGCGGCAGTTCGTTCCGCGGGCAGAGACAGGCGAACCTGCAATTCCAGGCGTTCCGCGTGGTGGAGGAGGCGCCAGTAGAGATCAGAGAGCAGAGAGCAGAGGTTAGAGATTGGAGATTGCAAACGTTGAACATTGAACGCCTGACGCCAAACGTTCTGGTCTGGGCGGAGGGGGAGGAGCGCTCAAGAGGCAGATCGCGTTTCGAGTTGCATCAGGCGGACGAGTTCGCCATCTACACCACTCCCCCATCGCCGGCAGAATTGCGGAAGGCGCTGGAGGTCGTAAATCCCAAAACAGTGTATGTGTTCGCGCAATCTCCAGCCGAGACGAAACCCGAAGAATTTTTAAGCCGGCTCGCGGGCCTGTGCAAGTATGCGCTCAAAGCGCTCGAAGGCAAAACCAAAGTCCAGGATCTCGCGGGCGCGATGGCTTCACGCGAGAGCGCGGTACAGGTTGGGTTGGAATGGCTGGCGGCGGGAGGTCATTTGAGCGTGACGGTGGAAGAGGACGACGTCGCGTTGTCGAATGAAAAGCGGGAGAAGAATCCGTATTTGCAGGCCGAGTTGTTCGTGGCGCTGCGCGGGATCCTGAACGAGACGTCCGCGTATCGGAAGTATTTTGCGACGGTGGAGAATGTGGGGGGACTATTGAAATAA
- a CDS encoding cysteinyl-tRNA(Pro) deacylases: MSIVNNVTRLLDARRIPYTACETPAEKLGALETARFLNVEPDSVFKTIVVVRERPRKPLLVVVPGDSEVDLKLLAAALGEKKARLPTEREAERLTGLQAGGISPLALVNKGFQVVIDSSAQTLGEIHVSGGQRGLNIKLGVEALAKLTNARFAKVSRRAPSLTSE; the protein is encoded by the coding sequence ATGTCCATTGTCAATAACGTGACCCGCCTGCTGGACGCGCGGCGGATTCCCTACACGGCCTGCGAGACTCCCGCCGAAAAACTCGGCGCGCTCGAAACGGCCCGTTTCCTGAACGTGGAGCCGGACTCGGTCTTCAAGACGATCGTCGTCGTCCGCGAGCGGCCGCGCAAGCCCCTGCTCGTCGTGGTCCCCGGCGATTCCGAAGTGGACTTAAAACTGTTGGCCGCCGCGCTTGGCGAGAAGAAAGCGCGCCTGCCGACCGAGCGCGAAGCCGAGCGGTTGACGGGGCTACAGGCGGGCGGAATTTCTCCGCTGGCGCTGGTCAATAAGGGCTTCCAGGTGGTGATCGACTCGTCCGCGCAAACGTTGGGGGAGATCCACGTCTCCGGCGGCCAGCGCGGACTGAATATCAAGTTGGGCGTCGAGGCGCTCGCGAAGTTGACGAACGCCAGGTTCGCGAAGGTGAGCCGACGCGCGCCCAGCTTAACATCGGAATGA